One window from the genome of Melospiza georgiana isolate bMelGeo1 chromosome 13, bMelGeo1.pri, whole genome shotgun sequence encodes:
- the FRMD5 gene encoding FERM domain-containing protein 5 isoform X1 has translation MLSRWMSGSSRNLDREYNCTVRLLDDSEYTCTIQRDAKGQYLFDLLCHHLNLLEKDYFGIRFVDPDKQRHWLEFTKSVVKQMRAQPPFTMCFRVKFYPTDPAALKEEITRYLVFLQIKRDLYHGRLLCKTSDAALLAAYILQAEIGDYDPGKHPEGYSSKFQFFPKHSEKLERKIAEIHKSELSGQTPATSELNFLRKAQTLETYGVDPHPCKDVSGNAAFLAFTPFGFVVLQGNKRVHFIKWNEVTKMKFEGKTFYLYVSQKEEKKIVLTYFAPTPEACKHLWKCGIENQAFYKLEKSSQVRTVSSSNLFFKGSRFRYSGRVAKEVMESSAKIKREPPEIHRAGLVPSRSCPSITHGPRLSSVPRTRRRAVHISIMEGLESLRDSAHSTPVRSASHGDAFAGPGRSGRAESSERVAVIADESYSPADSVLPTPVAEHSLELMLLSRQANGAPCSIEEEKESEAGTPAAEAEGELRALCPGAAGLGPAQAQQVNKFLLSVLRLLLVTVGLLFVLLLLLIVLTESDLDTAFFRDIRQTPEFEQFHYQYFCPLRRWFACKLRAVVNLLIDT, from the exons AGAGATGCCAAGGGCCAGTACCTGTTCGACCTGCTGTGCCACCACCTGAACCTGCTGGAGAAGGATTACTTCGGCATCCGCTTTGTGGACCCCGACAAGCAaagg CACTGGCTGGAGTTCACCAAGTCGGTTGTGAAGCAGATGCGGG cccagcccccctTCACCATGTGCTTCCGAGTCAAGTTCTACCCCACGGACCCCGCGGCGCTGAAGGAGGAGATCACCAG GTACCTGGTGTTCCTGCAGATCAAGCGGGATCTGTACCACGGCCGGCTGCTGTGCAAGACGTCGGACGCGGCGCTGCTGGCTGCCTACATCCTGCAGG CTGAGATCGGGGACTACGACCCGGGGAAGCACCCAGAGGGCTACAGCTCCAAGTTCCAGTTCTTCCCCAAGCACTCGGAGAAGCTGGAGAGGAAAATCGCAGAGATCCACAAGTCAGAGCTGAG TGGGCAGACACCGGCCACTTCGGAGCTGAACTTCCTCAGGAAAGCCCAGACTCTGGAGACCTACGGGGTCGACCCACACCCGTGCAAG GACGTGTCCGGCAACGCCGCCTTCCTGGCCTTCACCCCCTTCGGCTTCGTCGTGCTGCAGGGCAACAAGAGGGTGCACTTCATCAAGTG GAACGAGGTGACCAAGATGAAATTCGAGGGGAAGACTTTCTATCTGTACGTAAGCCAGAAGGAG GAGAAGAAAATTGTTCTCACCTATTTTGCCCCGACACCAGAAGCCTGCAAACACCTCTGGAAGTGTGGGATCGAGAACCAGGCTTTCTACAA GTTGGAGAAGTCGAGCCAGGTGAGGACGGTGTCCAGCAGCAACCTGTTCTTCAAGGGGAGCCGCTTCCGCTACAG CGGCCGCGTCGCCAAGGAGGTGATGGAGTCCAGCGCCAAGATCAAGAGGGAGCCCCCCGAGATCCACCG GGCCGGGCTggtgcccagcaggagctgcccctccaTCACACACggccccaggctgagcagcGTGCCCCGCACCCGGCGGAGAGCCGTCCACATCTCCATCATGGAAG GCCTGGAGTCGCTCCGTGACAGCGCCCACTCGACCCCGGTGCGCTCGGCTTCCCACGGCGACGCCTTCGCGGGCCCGGGGCGCAGCGGCCGCGCCGAGAGCAGCGAGCGGGTGGCCGTGATCGCGGACGAGAGCTACAGCCCCGCCGACAGCGTGCTGCCCACGCCCGTGGCCgagcacagcctggagctgatGCTGCTGTCGCGCCAGGCCAACGGCGCCCCGTGCAGCATCGAGGAGGAGAAGGAGTCGGAGGCGGGCACGCCGGCGGCAGAGGCGGAGGGCGAGCTGCGGGCGCTGTGCCCGGGCGCCGCCGGCCTGGGGCCCGCGCAGGCCCAACAGGTGAATAAGTTTCTTTTAAGTGTCCTCCGTTTGCTCCTTGTGACAGTTGGACTCCTCTTTGTTTTGCTCCTCCTCCTGATCGTCCTTACCGAGTCCGACCTTGACACTGCCTTTTTCCGTGATATCCGCCAGACCCCAGAGTTCGAGCAGTTCCATTACCAATACTTTTGTCCCCTCAGGCGATGGTTTGCCTGCAAGCTCCGCGCCGTGGTAAACCTGCTCATTGACACCTGA
- the FRMD5 gene encoding FERM domain-containing protein 5 isoform X2 — translation MLSRWMSGSSRNLDREYNCTVRLLDDSEYTCTIQRDAKGQYLFDLLCHHLNLLEKDYFGIRFVDPDKQRHWLEFTKSVVKQMRAQPPFTMCFRVKFYPTDPAALKEEITRYLVFLQIKRDLYHGRLLCKTSDAALLAAYILQAEIGDYDPGKHPEGYSSKFQFFPKHSEKLERKIAEIHKSELSGQTPATSELNFLRKAQTLETYGVDPHPCKDVSGNAAFLAFTPFGFVVLQGNKRVHFIKWNEVTKMKFEGKTFYLYVSQKEEKKIVLTYFAPTPEACKHLWKCGIENQAFYKLEKSSQVRTVSSSNLFFKGSRFRYSGRVAKEVMESSAKIKREPPEIHRAGLVPSRSCPSITHGPRLSSVPRTRRRAVHISIMEGLESLRDSAHSTPVRSASHGDAFAGPGRSGRAESSERVAVIADESYSPADSVLPTPVAEHSLELMLLSRQANGAPCSIEEEKESEAGTPAAEAEGELRALCPGAAGLGPAQAQQAMVCLQAPRRGKPAH, via the exons AGAGATGCCAAGGGCCAGTACCTGTTCGACCTGCTGTGCCACCACCTGAACCTGCTGGAGAAGGATTACTTCGGCATCCGCTTTGTGGACCCCGACAAGCAaagg CACTGGCTGGAGTTCACCAAGTCGGTTGTGAAGCAGATGCGGG cccagcccccctTCACCATGTGCTTCCGAGTCAAGTTCTACCCCACGGACCCCGCGGCGCTGAAGGAGGAGATCACCAG GTACCTGGTGTTCCTGCAGATCAAGCGGGATCTGTACCACGGCCGGCTGCTGTGCAAGACGTCGGACGCGGCGCTGCTGGCTGCCTACATCCTGCAGG CTGAGATCGGGGACTACGACCCGGGGAAGCACCCAGAGGGCTACAGCTCCAAGTTCCAGTTCTTCCCCAAGCACTCGGAGAAGCTGGAGAGGAAAATCGCAGAGATCCACAAGTCAGAGCTGAG TGGGCAGACACCGGCCACTTCGGAGCTGAACTTCCTCAGGAAAGCCCAGACTCTGGAGACCTACGGGGTCGACCCACACCCGTGCAAG GACGTGTCCGGCAACGCCGCCTTCCTGGCCTTCACCCCCTTCGGCTTCGTCGTGCTGCAGGGCAACAAGAGGGTGCACTTCATCAAGTG GAACGAGGTGACCAAGATGAAATTCGAGGGGAAGACTTTCTATCTGTACGTAAGCCAGAAGGAG GAGAAGAAAATTGTTCTCACCTATTTTGCCCCGACACCAGAAGCCTGCAAACACCTCTGGAAGTGTGGGATCGAGAACCAGGCTTTCTACAA GTTGGAGAAGTCGAGCCAGGTGAGGACGGTGTCCAGCAGCAACCTGTTCTTCAAGGGGAGCCGCTTCCGCTACAG CGGCCGCGTCGCCAAGGAGGTGATGGAGTCCAGCGCCAAGATCAAGAGGGAGCCCCCCGAGATCCACCG GGCCGGGCTggtgcccagcaggagctgcccctccaTCACACACggccccaggctgagcagcGTGCCCCGCACCCGGCGGAGAGCCGTCCACATCTCCATCATGGAAG GCCTGGAGTCGCTCCGTGACAGCGCCCACTCGACCCCGGTGCGCTCGGCTTCCCACGGCGACGCCTTCGCGGGCCCGGGGCGCAGCGGCCGCGCCGAGAGCAGCGAGCGGGTGGCCGTGATCGCGGACGAGAGCTACAGCCCCGCCGACAGCGTGCTGCCCACGCCCGTGGCCgagcacagcctggagctgatGCTGCTGTCGCGCCAGGCCAACGGCGCCCCGTGCAGCATCGAGGAGGAGAAGGAGTCGGAGGCGGGCACGCCGGCGGCAGAGGCGGAGGGCGAGCTGCGGGCGCTGTGCCCGGGCGCCGCCGGCCTGGGGCCCGCGCAGGCCCAACAG GCGATGGTTTGCCTGCAAGCTCCGCGCCGTGGTAAACCTGCTCATTGA